The following coding sequences are from one Ruminococcus flavefaciens AE3010 window:
- a CDS encoding glycosyltransferase, whose translation MNKKLKILEVNKAYFPHIGGIETVIRQYSEELGRLDGVDVKVLVCRDGKGRTIHEKMCGVDITRAGSFGTYFKCPISVSFFRYMRKMAKKADIVHIHVPFPLADAALMLSGFKGKVVVSWHSDIVKQKKLMLFYKPFMRYLLKRADVILTATEGHVKNSLYLPEFAEKCRVLPYGIIPEEYLAVERRPVLTERAHDKNSVKVFFTGRLVYYKGVDVLLKAFTKVKNCELFIAGTGDLADKLKSYTDIHGMKDKVHFLGFLPDEELRQAYADCDIFVLPSVAPSEAFGIVQLEAMVYGKPVINTALPSGVPYVSLHEKTGLTVPPSSPKALAKAITLLAEDKELREKYGRAAAERVQRDFNEKKILGDLYDILK comes from the coding sequence ATGAATAAAAAACTGAAGATACTGGAAGTAAACAAGGCTTACTTCCCACATATAGGCGGCATTGAGACCGTTATCAGACAGTACTCCGAGGAGCTGGGCAGGCTTGACGGCGTTGACGTCAAGGTACTGGTCTGCCGCGACGGAAAGGGCAGAACTATACACGAGAAGATGTGCGGCGTTGATATAACCCGTGCAGGAAGCTTCGGAACCTATTTCAAATGCCCCATATCTGTCTCATTCTTCCGATATATGCGCAAAATGGCTAAAAAAGCCGACATCGTCCATATCCATGTACCCTTTCCCCTTGCGGACGCAGCTCTTATGCTGTCGGGCTTCAAGGGTAAGGTAGTGGTGTCATGGCACAGCGACATCGTAAAACAGAAGAAGCTCATGCTCTTTTACAAGCCTTTCATGCGCTATCTGCTGAAAAGGGCTGACGTTATACTGACAGCCACTGAGGGACATGTAAAGAATTCCCTTTATCTCCCTGAATTTGCGGAGAAGTGCAGAGTGCTGCCCTACGGCATTATCCCCGAGGAGTACCTCGCTGTGGAGCGCCGCCCCGTGCTGACGGAAAGAGCTCACGACAAGAACAGCGTGAAGGTGTTCTTTACAGGCAGACTTGTCTATTACAAGGGCGTTGACGTGCTGCTGAAAGCCTTTACCAAGGTGAAGAACTGCGAGCTTTTCATTGCTGGTACAGGCGATCTTGCGGACAAGCTCAAAAGCTACACCGATATTCACGGCATGAAGGATAAAGTCCATTTTCTTGGATTTCTACCCGACGAGGAGCTGAGACAGGCTTACGCCGACTGTGATATATTCGTGCTACCGTCAGTCGCTCCAAGTGAAGCCTTCGGCATAGTACAGCTTGAAGCTATGGTCTACGGAAAGCCCGTAATAAATACAGCTCTCCCCTCGGGAGTGCCCTATGTAAGTCTCCACGAAAAGACAGGACTTACTGTGCCGCCCTCGTCGCCAAAGGCTCTCGCCAAGGCGATAACTCTTCTTGCAGAGGATAAGGAGCTCCGCGAAAAATACGGCAGAGCCGCCGCAGAGCGAGTGCAGAGAGACTTCAACGAGAAGAAGATACTGGGCGACCTTTACGATATACTGAAATAA
- a CDS encoding GDP-mannose 4,6-dehydratase gives MKALIIGAAGFVGGYLIRELSAAGWEVHATCLPNEKISEDCPAHTLDIMQKADISALLDEVTPDIVYHLAAQSSVSVSWKKPQLTAEINVVGTINVLEALREAKKQDIRTVLIGSGEEYGYIRQGACPLCESEPLNPGNIYAATKACQGMLGEIYARAYKMDIIMVRAFNHSGPKQSNIFVISDFCRQIAEIEKGIKEPVISVGNLSAKRDFTDVRDVVRAYRLLGEKGKSGTVYNVGRGRAVTIQFILDTALSFAKCDIEVRQDPARMRASDIPLIEPDVSRILADTGWSAEITMEQTVEDTLNYWRKKLMSCGTSLGKEQ, from the coding sequence TTGAAAGCATTGATAATCGGTGCGGCAGGCTTCGTGGGAGGATATCTTATCCGCGAGCTCAGCGCCGCAGGCTGGGAGGTACACGCTACTTGTCTGCCTAACGAGAAAATAAGCGAGGACTGTCCCGCACATACTCTTGACATCATGCAAAAGGCGGATATATCAGCGCTTCTTGATGAAGTGACACCAGATATCGTCTATCACCTTGCCGCACAGAGCTCGGTATCCGTATCATGGAAAAAGCCTCAGCTCACTGCGGAGATAAACGTGGTGGGGACTATAAACGTGCTGGAAGCCCTCCGTGAAGCCAAAAAGCAGGACATACGCACAGTGCTTATCGGCTCGGGTGAGGAATACGGCTATATACGTCAGGGAGCCTGTCCACTCTGCGAGTCGGAGCCGCTGAATCCCGGCAATATCTACGCCGCCACAAAGGCTTGTCAGGGTATGCTTGGCGAGATATACGCACGCGCCTACAAAATGGATATCATCATGGTCAGAGCGTTCAACCACTCGGGACCCAAACAGAGCAATATCTTCGTTATCTCGGATTTCTGCCGTCAGATAGCGGAGATCGAAAAGGGAATAAAGGAGCCCGTCATCAGCGTGGGGAATCTCTCCGCAAAGCGCGATTTCACCGACGTCCGCGACGTTGTAAGAGCCTACAGGCTTCTGGGTGAAAAGGGAAAGAGCGGCACTGTCTACAACGTGGGCAGAGGAAGAGCCGTTACCATACAGTTCATACTCGATACTGCCCTGTCCTTTGCAAAGTGCGATATAGAGGTCAGACAGGACCCCGCCCGCATGAGAGCTTCGGATATACCGCTGATAGAGCCCGATGTATCGCGTATACTTGCGGATACGGGCTGGTCTGCGGAGATAACCATGGAACAGACCGTGGAGGATACCCTCAATTACTGGAGAAAAAAGCTCATGTCCTGCGGCACGTCCCTCGGAAAAGAACAGTAA
- a CDS encoding F0F1 ATP synthase subunit A, producing MDNIMEDLESKTAFTIPILGGIPVADSCVVTWIIMGAIVLLSIILTHKLKKVPTGSQCVLEGVIDWLDDFFTGILGHKGKKYLPFLETLIIYIAFANLIGLFGFVPPTKDVNVTAALAGIAIIAVQLSFVIEKGPLKWLKSLLNPINLLDLVTRPLSLCMRLFGNVLGAYVVMELVKKGICAIGVPVIASAYFDIFDGLLQAYVFVFLTSLYMAEAIED from the coding sequence ATGGACAATATTATGGAGGATCTGGAATCCAAGACCGCGTTTACCATACCCATACTCGGCGGTATACCTGTTGCGGATTCATGTGTTGTCACATGGATAATAATGGGAGCGATAGTCCTGCTGTCCATAATCCTGACCCACAAGCTGAAAAAGGTACCCACAGGCTCACAGTGCGTGCTTGAGGGCGTTATAGACTGGCTGGACGATTTCTTTACGGGTATTCTCGGGCATAAGGGCAAAAAGTACCTGCCCTTCCTTGAAACGCTCATAATCTACATAGCCTTTGCCAACCTGATAGGTCTGTTCGGCTTCGTTCCGCCCACAAAGGACGTAAACGTCACGGCAGCTCTGGCAGGTATCGCAATAATCGCTGTCCAGCTCTCATTCGTCATAGAAAAGGGTCCGCTGAAATGGCTCAAGAGCCTGCTGAACCCTATAAATCTGCTGGACCTCGTCACACGTCCCCTGTCGCTGTGTATGCGACTTTTCGGTAACGTACTGGGTGCATACGTTGTTATGGAGCTGGTAAAGAAGGGCATATGTGCCATAGGCGTGCCCGTTATCGCAAGTGCTTACTTCGACATTTTCGACGGACTGCTCCAGGCTTACGTTTTCGTATTCCTTACTTCTCTTTACATGGCTGAAGCCATTGAGGATTAA
- the atpE gene encoding ATP synthase F0 subunit C, which translates to MGLIAIGAAIAVLTGAGAGVGIGIATAKATESIARQPEAKGDIRTALLLGCALAEATAIYGFVIAIMIIGKA; encoded by the coding sequence ATGGGACTTATCGCAATAGGCGCTGCTATCGCCGTTTTAACAGGTGCAGGCGCAGGTGTTGGTATAGGAATCGCAACAGCCAAGGCTACAGAATCAATCGCTCGTCAGCCCGAGGCTAAGGGCGATATCAGAACAGCGCTCCTGCTGGGCTGTGCTCTTGCAGAGGCTACCGCTATCTACGGATTCGTTATCGCTATCATGATAATCGGTAAAGCATAA
- the atpE gene encoding ATP synthase F0 subunit C, which translates to MGLIAIGAAIAVLTGAGAGVGIGIATAKATESIARQPEAKGDIRTALLLGCALAEATAIYGFVIAIMIIGKA; encoded by the coding sequence ATGGGACTTATCGCAATAGGCGCTGCTATCGCCGTTCTTACAGGCGCAGGTGCAGGTGTTGGTATAGGAATCGCAACAGCTAAGGCTACAGAATCAATCGCTCGTCAGCCCGAGGCTAAGGGCGACATCAGAACGGCTCTCCTGCTGGGCTGTGCTCTCGCAGAAGCTACCGCTATCTACGGCTTTGTTATTGCTATCATGATCATAGGCAAAGCCTGA
- the atpF gene encoding F0F1 ATP synthase subunit B has translation MLKFEFWSIFEAVANVLILFVLLRIFLFKPINKMKAERTRTIQDNLDSAEKAKTEAEELRQQYEDSISEAKEKANQIIMKAHEDAESERSAIIKKSQEEAEKIVADADKTIENERKRVLRQAQSEIADLAIEAASKIIGENVDDEKNRRLVDQFLSDEEGKK, from the coding sequence ATGCTTAAATTTGAATTCTGGAGTATTTTCGAGGCAGTTGCAAACGTACTGATACTGTTTGTGCTGCTGAGGATCTTCCTTTTCAAACCCATCAATAAGATGAAGGCAGAGCGCACACGCACTATACAGGATAATTTAGACTCTGCCGAGAAAGCAAAAACAGAGGCTGAGGAGCTCCGTCAGCAGTATGAGGACTCTATCAGCGAAGCCAAGGAAAAGGCAAATCAGATCATTATGAAGGCGCATGAGGACGCTGAATCAGAGCGCTCCGCCATTATCAAGAAGTCTCAGGAGGAGGCAGAAAAGATAGTTGCCGACGCCGACAAGACCATAGAAAACGAGAGAAAGCGCGTTCTCCGTCAGGCACAGTCCGAGATCGCAGACCTTGCTATCGAAGCAGCCTCCAAGATCATCGGCGAAAATGTGGATGACGAAAAGAACCGCCGTCTCGTAGATCAGTTCCTTTCCGATGAGGAGGGCAAGAAATGA
- the atpA gene encoding F0F1 ATP synthase subunit alpha has protein sequence MKDTLQTKAAEYVDAPSAVKSKNSDIISVLKTEVRDFDVKSGATETGFVTRLGDGIARVYGMNSVMYGELVEFETGIRGIVQNLEEKSIGVVLLGDDHGLTEGSSVIRTGKRAGIGVSDELLGRVVDALGSPIDGLGQIKAEDYFPIEREAPGVIERKPVSTPLQTGILAIDSMFPIGRGQRELIIGDRQTGKTSIAVDTIINQKGQDVICIYVAIGQKSSTVAQIVNTLKKYGAMDYSVVVSASASDPAPFQYISPYSGTAIAEYFMSKGKDVLIVYDDLSKHAVAYRAMSLLLHRPPGREAYPGDVFYLHSRLLERSSRLDDEHGGGSLTALPIIETLAGDISAYIPTNVISITDGQIFLESELFNSGLRPAVNYGLSVSRVGGAAQTKAMKKASGNLRIDLAQFKEMEIFTQFSSELDQSTTELLNHGRMLTELLKQPLYNPLPHYEQVILLYAAQHDFFKGIPLKELREYRTDLMTYIRSYGQDIISEIEEKKVLTDDLAERIERILTAFEE, from the coding sequence ATGAAGGACACTCTCCAGACCAAGGCAGCAGAGTATGTGGACGCTCCCTCCGCTGTAAAGAGCAAGAACAGCGATATCATATCCGTACTCAAAACCGAGGTGCGCGACTTCGACGTGAAGTCAGGTGCTACGGAAACAGGCTTCGTTACACGTCTCGGCGACGGTATCGCACGAGTTTACGGCATGAATTCCGTAATGTACGGCGAGCTTGTTGAATTTGAGACAGGTATCAGAGGTATCGTTCAGAACCTTGAAGAAAAGTCCATAGGTGTAGTTCTTCTCGGCGACGACCACGGTCTCACCGAGGGCTCATCAGTTATCAGAACTGGCAAGCGAGCAGGTATCGGCGTGAGCGACGAGCTTCTCGGACGAGTAGTTGACGCCCTCGGCTCGCCTATCGACGGTCTGGGACAGATAAAGGCTGAGGACTACTTCCCCATAGAGCGCGAAGCCCCGGGCGTTATCGAGCGTAAGCCCGTAAGCACGCCTTTGCAGACAGGTATCCTCGCTATCGACTCCATGTTCCCTATCGGACGAGGTCAGCGTGAGCTCATTATCGGCGACAGACAGACAGGCAAGACCTCTATCGCCGTTGATACCATTATCAACCAGAAGGGACAGGACGTTATCTGTATCTATGTTGCCATAGGTCAGAAGTCCTCTACCGTTGCACAGATAGTTAATACACTGAAAAAGTACGGCGCTATGGATTACTCCGTAGTCGTTTCGGCTTCTGCCAGCGACCCTGCGCCTTTCCAGTATATATCACCTTATTCGGGCACGGCTATCGCTGAGTACTTCATGTCCAAGGGCAAGGACGTACTCATAGTATACGACGACCTTTCAAAGCACGCCGTTGCATACAGAGCCATGTCACTTCTGCTCCACCGTCCTCCAGGACGTGAAGCATACCCCGGCGACGTATTCTATCTCCATTCGAGACTTCTCGAGCGCTCCAGCCGTCTTGACGACGAGCACGGCGGCGGCTCGCTTACAGCTCTCCCGATCATCGAGACTCTGGCAGGCGATATCTCAGCTTATATCCCGACCAACGTAATATCTATTACCGACGGTCAGATATTCCTCGAGAGCGAGCTTTTCAACTCGGGACTGCGCCCTGCGGTAAACTACGGACTCTCCGTATCCCGTGTAGGCGGCGCGGCTCAGACAAAGGCTATGAAAAAGGCTTCCGGAAATCTCCGTATCGACCTTGCTCAGTTCAAGGAAATGGAGATATTCACCCAGTTCTCCTCAGAGCTCGACCAGTCCACCACAGAGCTGCTCAATCACGGACGTATGCTCACAGAGCTGCTGAAGCAGCCCCTTTACAATCCCCTGCCCCACTATGAGCAGGTAATACTCCTCTATGCGGCTCAGCATGACTTCTTCAAGGGTATCCCTCTTAAAGAGCTGAGAGAGTACCGCACAGACCTCATGACATATATCAGAAGCTACGGACAGGATATAATCTCCGAGATCGAGGAGAAGAAGGTCCTCACCGACGATCTCGCAGAGCGTATCGAAAGAATACTCACAGCTTTTGAAGAATAA
- the atpG gene encoding ATP synthase F1 subunit gamma has protein sequence MPNMREIRERIASIQQILKITNAMYLMSSSKLKKARKSLECTEPYFYKLQSTIESVLEHTPHTRQLYFDRRKDIPEDKRKKGYIVITGDKGLCGSYNHNIMKYTDRKLDEAADLDNCYLFVMGQVGRMYYQRRINSGKKASVDGEFLYTTQNPTLYRAKEVAEIVLEKFENRELDEVYLIYTDMINSNLQEPRTLRLLPFERKHFGKAADGTMKKLPKASFMPSPEEVMNYLIPQYAKGIIYGAMVEAFCCEQQSRMTAMDAATTSAKDMIKDLSLLYNRARQAAITQEITEVCGGAQSLVE, from the coding sequence ATGCCTAACATGAGAGAGATCCGCGAAAGGATCGCAAGTATCCAGCAGATACTGAAAATTACCAATGCTATGTACCTCATGTCCTCGTCCAAGCTGAAAAAGGCAAGGAAGTCACTTGAATGTACAGAGCCCTACTTCTACAAGCTCCAGTCCACTATCGAAAGCGTGCTGGAGCACACTCCACACACCCGTCAGCTCTACTTCGACAGACGTAAGGATATCCCCGAGGATAAGCGTAAAAAGGGCTATATCGTCATTACAGGCGACAAAGGACTGTGCGGAAGCTACAATCACAACATAATGAAATATACCGACCGGAAGCTTGATGAAGCTGCCGATCTGGACAACTGCTACCTCTTCGTTATGGGACAGGTGGGCAGAATGTACTACCAGAGACGTATCAACAGCGGCAAAAAAGCTTCCGTTGACGGCGAATTTCTCTATACTACCCAGAACCCCACGCTCTACAGAGCCAAGGAGGTCGCCGAGATAGTTCTTGAAAAGTTCGAGAACCGCGAGCTTGACGAGGTATACCTCATCTACACGGACATGATAAACTCCAATTTACAGGAGCCGAGAACTCTCCGCCTGCTGCCCTTTGAGCGTAAGCACTTCGGTAAGGCGGCTGACGGCACCATGAAGAAGCTTCCGAAGGCTTCATTCATGCCCTCTCCCGAGGAGGTTATGAACTACCTTATACCTCAGTACGCAAAGGGTATCATCTACGGCGCTATGGTGGAGGCGTTCTGCTGTGAGCAGCAATCCCGTATGACCGCCATGGACGCGGCTACCACCAGCGCAAAGGACATGATAAAGGACCTGTCCCTGCTCTACAACCGCGCAAGACAGGCTGCTATCACTCAGGAGATAACAGAGGTCTGCGGCGGAGCACAGTCTCTCGTTGAATGA
- the atpD gene encoding F0F1 ATP synthase subunit beta, producing the protein MEKGRITQVIGPVIDVEFGAGKLPMIRDALTVEVDGKKRVMEVAQHMGNHVVRCIMLASSEGLSKNMEVTSTGACIKVPVGEQTLGRMFNVLGEPIDKKGDVETEEKWEIHRKAPTFQDQSPVVEVLETGIKVIDLIAPYAKGGKIGLFGGAGVGKTVLIQELIRNIATEHGGYSIFTGVGERSREGNDLWNEMQESGVISKTALVFGQMNEPPGSRMRVAQTGLTMAEYFRDREHKDVLLFIDNIFRYVQAGSEVSALLGRMPSAVGYQPTLANEVGELQERITSTKNGSITSVQAVYVPADDLTDPAPAVTFAHLDATTVLSRKIVEQGIYPAVDPLESNSRILEPEIVGEEHYTIARRTQELLQKYKELQDIIAILGMEELGEDDKLTVYRARKIQKFLSQPFNVAENFTGLKGKYVPLKDTIEGFKAIIEGDMDKYPEAAFLMAGTIDDVIMKARQMDE; encoded by the coding sequence ATGGAAAAAGGCAGAATCACTCAGGTCATCGGACCTGTTATAGACGTTGAATTCGGCGCAGGAAAGCTCCCTATGATAAGGGACGCTCTCACCGTCGAGGTGGACGGAAAAAAGCGCGTTATGGAGGTCGCTCAGCATATGGGCAACCACGTAGTCCGCTGTATAATGCTGGCGTCCAGTGAGGGACTCAGCAAGAATATGGAAGTCACCTCCACAGGCGCTTGTATCAAGGTACCCGTCGGCGAGCAGACTCTCGGACGCATGTTCAATGTTCTCGGCGAGCCTATCGACAAGAAGGGCGACGTTGAGACCGAGGAAAAATGGGAGATACACAGAAAGGCTCCTACTTTTCAGGATCAGAGCCCTGTTGTCGAGGTACTGGAAACAGGCATAAAGGTCATCGACCTTATCGCTCCATACGCTAAGGGCGGTAAGATAGGTCTTTTCGGAGGCGCAGGCGTCGGCAAGACCGTTCTTATACAGGAGCTTATCCGCAATATCGCCACCGAGCACGGCGGCTACTCAATATTCACAGGCGTCGGAGAGCGTTCCCGTGAGGGCAACGACCTCTGGAACGAAATGCAGGAGTCGGGAGTTATCTCCAAGACTGCTCTTGTTTTCGGTCAGATGAACGAGCCCCCGGGATCACGTATGCGTGTTGCTCAGACAGGTCTTACTATGGCTGAGTACTTCCGTGACCGCGAGCACAAGGACGTTCTTCTCTTTATCGACAATATCTTCCGTTACGTACAGGCAGGCTCGGAGGTCTCGGCACTTCTGGGACGTATGCCCTCTGCCGTTGGCTATCAGCCTACACTGGCTAACGAGGTCGGCGAGCTTCAGGAGCGTATCACCTCTACGAAGAACGGCTCTATCACCTCAGTACAGGCTGTTTACGTCCCTGCGGACGACCTTACGGACCCTGCTCCTGCGGTAACATTCGCACACCTTGACGCTACTACGGTACTTTCACGTAAGATAGTCGAGCAGGGCATCTACCCTGCCGTTGACCCTCTGGAGTCCAACTCACGTATCCTCGAGCCCGAGATAGTCGGCGAGGAGCACTACACCATTGCAAGACGCACACAGGAGCTTCTCCAGAAGTACAAGGAATTGCAGGACATCATCGCTATCCTCGGTATGGAGGAGCTTGGCGAGGACGACAAGCTGACGGTATACCGCGCAAGAAAGATACAGAAGTTCCTCTCACAGCCATTCAATGTTGCTGAGAACTTCACAGGCTTAAAGGGCAAGTACGTGCCTTTGAAGGACACTATCGAGGGCTTCAAGGCTATCATCGAGGGCGACATGGACAAGTACCCCGAGGCTGCATTCCTCATGGCAGGAACTATCGACGACGTTATCATGAAAGCCCGTCAGATGGACGAGTAA
- a CDS encoding F0F1 ATP synthase subunit epsilon produces MAKTFHLEIIATDRVFFSGEAEHLVITAIDGLLGIMAGHEPLVTSLPTGELKYLVDGEWKYAAISEGFIQVMPDSSIILAETCELPEEIDIKRAQEARERAEERLRQKQSIKEYYETQAALNRAMNRLKISQKHFK; encoded by the coding sequence ATGGCTAAGACCTTTCACCTTGAGATAATCGCCACAGACCGTGTGTTTTTCAGCGGCGAGGCAGAGCATCTTGTTATAACCGCTATAGACGGACTTCTGGGTATAATGGCAGGACATGAGCCTCTGGTCACATCGCTCCCCACAGGCGAGCTGAAATACCTTGTGGACGGCGAATGGAAATACGCCGCTATATCCGAGGGCTTCATACAGGTAATGCCCGATTCGTCCATTATCCTTGCGGAAACCTGTGAGCTTCCCGAGGAAATAGACATCAAGCGCGCTCAGGAAGCCCGTGAGCGTGCCGAGGAGCGCCTCAGACAGAAGCAGAGCATCAAAGAGTATTATGAGACTCAGGCTGCCCTGAACCGCGCTATGAACCGTCTGAAAATATCACAGAAACACTTTAAGTAA
- the secD gene encoding protein translocase subunit SecD produces the protein MTVKKTGKKTFFIVVAFIALFAVISVLGIDKLYGDNRTTYVKGVDDIRLGIDIKGGVDVTFGPAGEFDANEDQLDSATEVIKTRLSSLGITDNEVYSDTKSDRIIVRFPWKVGETNFDPESAVKELGEMAELTFRKGTDTTTDADGNEVPSGEIVLVGDDIASARSAYIPTDDGKDYEYVVSLELNSSGKDKFAEATGELMGSSTPISIWMDNTLISAPTVNSTITDGKAQITGSFDADSSKKLADQINSGALPFKMETKSFRTISPTMGEGSLDAILLAALIAFIGIAVYMVFLYRLPGFVAVIALCGQVAGSIAAITGWFGFMNGSTLTIPGIAGIILAVGMGVDANIITGERIKEELRTGKSLDAAIKIAYKRAFSAILDGNITNVIIAVILMGAFGVPDSFFSKILNKTIFFAFGATAEGVVYSFGFTLLAGVICNFIFGVFASRLMVTSLSKFKCFKNRKLYGGDTK, from the coding sequence ATGACTGTGAAAAAGACAGGCAAAAAAACTTTCTTCATCGTCGTTGCTTTTATCGCGCTGTTCGCCGTTATTTCGGTACTTGGTATCGACAAGCTCTACGGCGATAACAGGACTACCTACGTCAAGGGCGTTGACGATATCCGCCTTGGTATCGATATCAAGGGCGGCGTTGACGTTACATTCGGTCCCGCAGGTGAATTCGATGCAAACGAAGACCAGCTGGATTCCGCTACGGAGGTAATCAAGACAAGACTTTCGTCACTGGGTATCACCGATAACGAGGTCTACAGCGATACAAAGAGCGACAGAATTATCGTCCGCTTCCCTTGGAAAGTCGGCGAGACAAACTTCGACCCCGAATCTGCTGTTAAGGAACTCGGCGAAATGGCTGAGCTCACATTCCGTAAGGGCACAGATACTACTACTGATGCAGACGGCAATGAAGTACCAAGCGGCGAGATCGTTCTCGTAGGCGACGATATCGCTTCTGCAAGAAGTGCTTATATCCCTACGGACGACGGAAAAGATTATGAATATGTAGTAAGCCTTGAACTCAACTCCTCAGGTAAGGATAAGTTCGCCGAGGCTACAGGCGAGCTCATGGGCTCAAGCACACCGATCTCCATCTGGATGGACAACACTCTGATCTCTGCTCCTACTGTAAACAGCACTATCACAGACGGTAAGGCTCAGATCACAGGAAGCTTCGACGCTGATTCTTCCAAGAAGCTTGCAGACCAGATCAACTCAGGTGCTCTCCCCTTCAAAATGGAGACAAAGAGCTTCAGAACAATTTCTCCTACAATGGGTGAAGGCTCACTGGACGCTATTCTCCTTGCAGCTCTCATCGCATTCATCGGAATAGCTGTATATATGGTATTCCTTTACAGACTCCCCGGCTTTGTGGCTGTTATCGCCCTCTGCGGACAGGTAGCAGGCTCTATCGCAGCTATCACAGGCTGGTTCGGATTCATGAACGGCTCAACTCTTACTATCCCCGGTATCGCAGGTATCATACTTGCTGTAGGTATGGGCGTTGACGCCAACATCATCACAGGTGAGCGTATCAAGGAAGAGCTCAGAACAGGAAAGTCTCTGGACGCTGCTATCAAGATAGCTTACAAGAGAGCATTCTCAGCTATCCTCGACGGTAACATCACAAACGTTATCATCGCAGTTATCCTCATGGGCGCTTTCGGTGTTCCCGACAGCTTCTTCTCAAAGATACTCAACAAGACTATTTTCTTCGCATTCGGCGCTACTGCTGAGGGCGTTGTTTACTCCTTCGGATTTACCCTGCTCGCAGGCGTTATCTGCAACTTTATCTTCGGAGTATTTGCTTCAAGACTTATGGTAACATCACTCTCCAAGTTCAAGTGCTTCAAAAACAGAAAGCTTTACGGAGGTGATACGAAATGA
- the secF gene encoding protein translocase subunit SecF, which produces MSKKKTQEEVVLTPKKVYNFCSKKKLILGVVIAVLVVFIAGAVIRGIHLAIEFKGGTLITYTYQGEINTNDVASAVKDIVGSTVTVRTGESLDSGGKQITISFTSDQGLTVDRQTELTTALREKFAENDLEIYDSNDVNPASGREFLLKCLIAVIFAAFVVIIYIAIRFKNIGGWSAGVCSIFALCLDLLVAFTATVVCKFNIDSNIVAVFLTILGYSINNTIVIYDRIRENRKLMPKASLNELINVSCTQSLTRSIRTSITTIGTMLVVTIVVMVTGYDSLLSFSVPLMMGLISGTFSSLFVAPVTWSWWMNKREAKGKKSK; this is translated from the coding sequence ATGAGCAAAAAGAAAACTCAGGAGGAAGTCGTATTAACTCCCAAGAAGGTATATAACTTCTGTTCAAAGAAAAAGCTCATACTCGGCGTTGTTATCGCTGTTCTGGTCGTATTCATCGCAGGAGCTGTAATAAGAGGCATTCACCTCGCTATCGAATTCAAGGGCGGTACTCTTATCACCTACACATATCAGGGAGAGATCAACACAAACGATGTTGCTTCTGCCGTAAAGGATATCGTAGGCTCAACTGTTACAGTAAGAACAGGTGAAAGCCTGGATTCGGGCGGAAAGCAGATCACTATCTCGTTTACCTCTGATCAGGGACTTACTGTTGACAGACAGACAGAGCTCACTACAGCTCTCAGAGAAAAGTTTGCTGAAAACGACCTTGAGATATACGATTCAAACGACGTTAATCCTGCATCGGGACGTGAGTTCCTGCTCAAGTGTCTCATCGCTGTTATATTCGCAGCTTTCGTCGTTATCATCTATATCGCTATCAGATTCAAGAATATCGGCGGCTGGTCCGCAGGTGTGTGCTCTATCTTCGCACTCTGCCTCGACCTCCTCGTTGCGTTTACAGCTACAGTAGTATGCAAATTCAACATCGATTCAAATATCGTTGCTGTATTCCTTACTATCCTCGGTTACTCTATCAACAACACTATCGTTATCTACGACAGAATCAGAGAAAACCGCAAGCTCATGCCAAAGGCTTCTCTTAACGAGCTTATCAACGTAAGCTGCACACAGTCGCTTACACGTTCTATCAGAACATCTATCACAACTATCGGTACAATGTTGGTAGTAACGATCGTTGTTATGGTAACAGGCTATGATTCGCTCCTCAGCTTCTCTGTACCGCTTATGATGGGTCTCATCTCAGGTACATTCTCCTCACTCTTCGTTGCACCTGTAACATGGTCATGGTGGATGAACAAGAGAGAGGCAAAGGGCAAGAAATCAAAGTAA
- a CDS encoding FHA domain-containing protein, with the protein MSRVHATIYTRDGSCFIEDNNSTNKTYINGTAVLPDREIKLKNGDVLTLSNEDFDFVDA; encoded by the coding sequence GTGAGCCGCGTACATGCAACTATATATACCCGCGACGGCTCATGCTTCATCGAGGATAACAACTCCACCAACAAAACATATATCAACGGCACTGCCGTACTCCCCGACAGGGAGATAAAGCTGAAAAACGGCGACGTGCTCACACTTTCCAACGAGGACTTTGACTTCGTTGACGCATAA